The region TGATTGCACCAAGTTTTGCCGATATCTTCTATGGTAACTCCATCAATAACCAAATGGTTCCAGTGCGCCTAACCGAAGCAGAAGTCGATGAAATTTTCCAATTCGTGCAAGCGACTGAAGGCGCTCAAGTGACCGTTAATTTGGAAACAATGACAGTCACTGCCAATGGTAAAGAGTACCACTTTGAAATCGATGCTTTCCGTCGTCACTGTTTATTAAATGGTCTAGATAACATTGGCCTAACTCTACAACATGCCGACAAAATTGCTGAATATGAGGCTAACATCCCTAGCTTCCTGCAATAAATACTATTGAATGTTTAACCTAAAGCTGCCTCTCAGGCAGCTTTTTTTATCTATAAGAAGATCTTTATCTGCCTATTCCTGTTTTTTCTGGGACACCAGAGGGAAAACATTCAGCTAGTGTGAAGTATCAAGCAAGCTAGTATCCACGTTATCTTGTTAAAAAGTATTCAACCCTAGTGATTATCCATATTCCACCCTATTCACCCGAACTGAACTCAGTAGAACAAGTATGGCGTTGGTGAAGGCAAAATGAATTGGCTAACCAATGTTTTGCTAACTATGAAGCGATTGGTGATAGTGTTTGTGGGGTGCTTGGAATCGTTTTTCAGAGGACAAAAGTAGAGTCGTATCACTCTCCTTTAGGAGTTGGATAAAATTGACCACTTAATTAATGTCATAGGTATAGATAGGGAGAGATAGGTCCAAGCTGTGATAGCTATAAACGAGAAAACCCCAGCCGGTGGCTGGGGTTTTAAAATAAAGCCTAGCGATGTCCTACTCTCACATGGGGAAACCCCACACTACCATTGGCGCTAATTTGTTTCACTTCTGAGTTCGGCATGGAATCAGGTGGGTCCAAATCGCTATGGTCGCTAAGCAAATTCTTTATTACTGAAGAATATTCAATAATATTTAATAAGTGGTGCTGATACCCAGAATCGAACTGGGGACCTCATCCTTACCAAGGATGCGCTCTACCGACTGAGCCATATCAGCACTCAAATTCTTTAATTCGATTAAAAAAGCCCGCGTAAACACGGGCTTTTTTAGAAATTAAAGCCTGGCGATGTCCTACTCTCACATGGGGAAACCCCACACTACCATCGGCGCTAATTCGTTTCACTTCTGAGTTCGGCATGGAATCAGGTGGGTCCAAATCGCTATGGTCGCCAAGCAAATTCTTTAATTTAGAAAGCTGTTTCAAGTCTCAACACAATTCAAGTGTCTTAATCGAGTCCTACAAAACCCTTTTGGTGTTGTATGGTTAAGTCTCACGGGCAATTAGTACAGGTTAGCTCAACGCCTCACAACGCTTACACACCCTGCCTATCAACGTTCTAGTCTCGAACAACCCTTTAGGACGCTTATAGCGCCAGGGAGAACTCATCTCAAGGCTCGCTTCCCGCTTAGATGCTTTCAGCGGTTATCGATTCCGAACTTAGCTACCGGGCAATGCGTCTGGCGACACAACCCGAACACCAGAGGTTCGTCCACTCCGGTCCTCTCGTACTAGGAGCAGCCCCTTTCAATTCTCCAACGCCCACGGCAGATAGGGACCGAACTGTCTCACGACGTTCTAAACCCAGCTCGCGTACCACTTTAAATGGCGAACAGCCATACCCTTGGGACCGACTTCAGCCCCAGGATGTGATGAGCCGACATCGAGGTGCCAAACACCGCCGTCGATATGAACTCTTGGGCGGTATCAGCCTGTTATCCCCGGAGTACCTTTTATCCGTTGAGCGATGGCCCTTCCATTCAGAACCACCGGATCACTATGACCTGCTTTCGCACCTGCTCGAACCGTCATTCTCGCAGTTAAGCGGGCTTATGCCATTGCACTAACCTCACGATGTCCAACCGTGATTAGCCCACCTTCGTGCTCCTCCGTTACTCTTTGGGAGGAGACCGCCCCAGTCAAACTACCCACCAGGCACTGTCCTTGTCCCAGATAATGGGACTAAGTTAGAACATCAAACATACAAGGGTGGTATTTCAAGGTCGACTCCACGAAAACTGGCGTCTTCGCTTCATAGCCTCCCACCTATCCTACACATGTAGGCTCAATGTTCAGTGCCAAGCTGTAGTAAAGGTTCACGGGGTCTTTCCGTCTAGCCGCGGGTACACTGCATCTTCACAGCGATTTCAATTTCACTGAGTCTCGGGTGGAGACAGCGTGGCCATCATTACGCCATTCGTGCAGGTCGGAACTTACCCGACAAGGAATTTCGCTACCTTAGGACCGTTATAGTTACGGCCGCCGTTTACCGGGGCTTCGATCAAGAGCTTCGCTTGCGCTAACCCCATCAATTAACCTTCCGGCACCGGGCAGGCGTCACACCGTATACGTCATCTTACGATTTTGCACAGTGCTGTGTTTTTAATAAACAGTTGCAGCCACCTGGTATCTGCGACTCTCAATAGCTCCATCCGCAAGGGACTTCACCGTCGAGAGCGTACCTTCTCCCGAAGTTACGGTACCATTTTGCCTAGTTCCTTCACCCGAGTTCTCTCAAGCGCCTTGGTATTCTCTACCCGACCACCTGTGTCGGTTTGGGGTACGATTCCTTACAATCTGAAGCTTAGAGGCTTTTCCTGGAAGCATGGCATCAATGACTTCACACCCTTGGGTGCTCGACATCGTGTCTCAGTCTTAGGTGTCCGGATTTGCCTAAACACCCAACCTACGCACTTGAACTTGGACGACCGTCGCCAAGCCCACCTAGCCTTCTCCGTCCCCCCATCGCAATTGTAAGAAGTACGGGAATATTAACCCGTTTCCCATCGACTACGCATTTCTGCCTCGCCTTAGGGGTCGACTTACCCTGCCCCGATTAACGTTGGACAGGAACCCTTGGTCTTCCGGCGTGGAGGTTTTTCACCCCCATTATCGTTACTCATGTCAGCATTCGCACTTCTGATACCTCCAGCAAGCTTTACAACTCACCTTCAACGGCTTACAGAACGCTCCCCTACCCAATACAATAAATTGCATTGCCGCAGCTTCGGTTTATAGCTTAGCCCCGTTACATCTTCCGCGCAGGCCGACTCGACTAGTGAGCTATTACGCTTTCTTTAAATGATGGCTGCTTCTAAGCCAACATCCTAGCTGTCTAAGCCTTCCCACATCGTTTCCCACTTAGCTATAATTTGGGACCTTAGCTGGCGGTCTGGGTTGTTTCCCTCTTCACGACGGACGTTAGCACCCGCCGTGTGTCTCCCGGATAGTACTTACTGGTATTCGGAGTTTGCAAAGGGTTGGTAAGTCGGGATGACCCCCTAGCCTTAACAGTGCTCTACCCCCAGTAGTATTCGTCCGAGGCGCTACCTAAATAGCTTTCGGGGAGAACCAGCTATCTCCGAGTTTGATTGGCCTTTCACCCCTAGCCACAAGTCATCCGCTAATTTTTCAACATTAGTCGGTTCGGTCCTCCAGTTGATGTTACTCAACCTTCAACCTGCCCATGGCTAGATCACTCGGTTTCGGGTCTATATCCAGAGACTGTGCGCCCAGTTAAGACTCGGTTTCCCTACGGCTCCCCTAAACGGTTAACCTTGCCACTGAATATAAGTCGCTGACCCATTATACAAAAGGTACGCAGTCACCCCACAAAGGAGGCTCCTACTGCTTGTACGTACACGGTTTCAGGTTCTATTTCACTCCCCTCACAGGGGTTCTTTTCGCCTTTCCCTCACGGTACTGGTTCACTATCGGTCAGTCAGGAGTATTTAGCCTTGGAGGATGGTCCCCCCATGTTCAGACAGGATAACACGTGTCCCGCCTTACTCGTTTTCACTTACTATGCGTTATCAGCTACGGGGCTATCACCCTGTATCGCGGCCCTTTCCAGAGCCTTCGCCTGACGCATAATAAACTTAAGGGCTAATCCAATTTCGCTCGCCGCTACTTTCGGA is a window of Vibrio porteresiae DSM 19223 DNA encoding:
- the leuD gene encoding 3-isopropylmalate dehydratase small subunit — protein: MTGFKQHTGLVVPLDAANVDTDAIIPKQFLQKVNRIGFGKHLFHDWRFLDDAGEQPNPEFVLNKPQYKGASILLARENFGCGSSREHAPWALADYGIRVMIAPSFADIFYGNSINNQMVPVRLTEAEVDEIFQFVQATEGAQVTVNLETMTVTANGKEYHFEIDAFRRHCLLNGLDNIGLTLQHADKIAEYEANIPSFLQ